One region of Rhizobium sp. 007 genomic DNA includes:
- a CDS encoding UDP-glucose/GDP-mannose dehydrogenase family protein, with product MNLTVFGIGYVGLVQAAVLAEVGHNVICVDVDAEKVQRLKDGIIPIFEPGLEDLVKENHAAGRLTFTTDAAAAIKHGRIQISAVGTPPGEDGSADLKYVLAVAETIAKEMTEPKIIVSKSTVPVGTCDKLRKRVGEILKMRGLEVLEFDVVSNPEFLKEGSAVADCQRPDRIVIGTQSPVSEQLMRELYEPFNRHHEKIIVMDIRSAEFTKYAANCMLATKISFINEMACLAEHLGADIEEVRKGIGSDPRIGYHFIYPGAGYGGSCFPKDVRALIKTAESVKFDATMLKAVEQRNNTQKSVLFDKAYQYFGGDLRGKRFALWGLAFKPNTDDMREAPSRVLMEALWDAGASVSAYDPEAMAECQNIYGQRDDLLLCGTKEAALRGADALMIVTEWKNFRATSFDMLREALATPVIFDARNLYNPKTVARHGLEYFGIGRQAA from the coding sequence ATGAATCTGACTGTTTTTGGCATTGGTTACGTGGGGCTTGTTCAGGCAGCGGTCCTCGCTGAAGTCGGCCACAATGTTATCTGCGTCGACGTTGACGCAGAGAAGGTCCAGCGGCTGAAAGATGGCATCATCCCCATTTTCGAACCTGGCCTCGAGGATCTCGTCAAGGAAAACCATGCGGCTGGACGGTTGACATTCACGACGGACGCGGCCGCTGCGATCAAGCACGGCCGGATCCAGATCAGCGCGGTGGGCACCCCGCCTGGCGAAGACGGTTCTGCCGATCTGAAATATGTTTTGGCTGTGGCCGAGACGATCGCCAAGGAAATGACCGAACCCAAGATTATCGTCAGCAAATCAACTGTTCCGGTCGGAACATGTGACAAACTGAGAAAGCGCGTCGGCGAAATTCTCAAGATGCGCGGGCTCGAAGTGCTTGAATTTGACGTGGTGTCGAACCCCGAATTCCTGAAGGAAGGTTCGGCGGTCGCCGATTGCCAGCGGCCGGATCGGATCGTCATCGGTACGCAGTCGCCGGTTTCTGAGCAGTTGATGCGTGAGCTCTACGAGCCCTTCAACCGCCATCACGAAAAGATCATCGTGATGGACATCCGCAGCGCCGAATTCACGAAATATGCCGCCAACTGCATGTTAGCGACAAAAATTAGCTTTATCAATGAGATGGCATGTCTTGCCGAACATCTGGGCGCCGATATTGAAGAGGTCCGAAAGGGCATCGGTAGTGACCCTCGCATCGGTTATCACTTCATCTATCCCGGTGCAGGCTATGGCGGCTCTTGTTTCCCGAAGGACGTACGCGCCCTAATCAAGACTGCCGAGAGCGTCAAGTTCGATGCCACCATGCTGAAAGCGGTCGAGCAGCGGAACAACACCCAGAAATCTGTTCTGTTCGACAAGGCGTACCAGTATTTCGGCGGTGATTTGCGTGGCAAGCGCTTTGCCTTGTGGGGTCTTGCCTTCAAGCCAAACACGGACGACATGCGCGAGGCGCCCTCCCGTGTGTTGATGGAAGCCCTGTGGGACGCGGGCGCCAGTGTCAGTGCGTATGACCCAGAGGCCATGGCCGAGTGCCAGAACATCTATGGCCAGCGCGATGACCTGTTATTGTGCGGCACCAAGGAAGCCGCGCTGCGTGGAGCCGACGCACTGATGATCGTTACGGAGTGGAAGAATTTCAGGGCTACCTCTTTCGACATGTTGCGTGAAGCACTGGCAACACCTGTCATCTTCGATGCCCGTAACCTTTACAATCCAAAGACAGTTGCGCGTCACGGACTTGAATACTTCGGCATCGGACGCCAGGCAGCCTGA
- a CDS encoding FkbM family methyltransferase: protein METIQFFSGSLRKSIHRPVREFLEALREPASSLKVHRQIVSLLQKPDPVILDIGCNDGTDTRRFLRLCPEAQLYCFEPDPRAAARFKAYMNLYLDKVKLFEIAMSDRIGRIDFHPSNGDGSAKEWDRSGSIRRPKIHLSEYDWVRFDRPISVETRRLDDWCSEAGLKKIDFIWMDVQGAEANVIAGGEQTLSNTRFIYTEYSDQELYDGQLSLRAILDLLPWFELVAHYPRGVEGDVLLRNTRL from the coding sequence ATGGAAACGATCCAGTTTTTTAGCGGAAGCCTGCGAAAATCTATCCACCGGCCCGTGCGAGAGTTTCTGGAGGCCTTGCGGGAACCTGCGTCTTCTTTGAAGGTACATCGACAGATTGTTTCGCTCCTCCAAAAGCCCGATCCCGTGATCCTGGATATCGGCTGCAATGATGGAACTGATACGCGACGCTTTCTCAGGCTTTGCCCGGAAGCCCAGCTTTACTGCTTTGAGCCGGACCCTCGGGCGGCTGCTCGCTTTAAGGCATACATGAACCTTTACCTAGACAAGGTGAAGCTATTTGAGATCGCAATGAGTGATCGAATTGGCAGGATCGATTTCCACCCCAGCAACGGAGATGGAAGTGCGAAGGAATGGGACCGTTCTGGCTCAATACGCCGGCCTAAGATCCATCTTTCCGAATATGACTGGGTTCGGTTCGACCGCCCCATTTCAGTTGAAACTCGGAGGCTGGATGACTGGTGCAGCGAAGCGGGCCTGAAGAAGATCGATTTCATCTGGATGGATGTGCAGGGAGCCGAGGCAAATGTCATCGCTGGCGGCGAACAGACCTTGAGCAACACACGTTTCATCTACACGGAATACAGCGACCAGGAACTCTATGATGGGCAGCTGTCCCTACGAGCGATTCTTGACCTGTTGCCTTGGTTCGAATTGGTAGCCCACTATCCGCGTGGTGTGGAGGGTGATGTTTTGCTTAGGAATACGAGGCTTTAG
- a CDS encoding GDP-mannose 4,6-dehydratase has protein sequence MDDVSAQDRPDDYVLATGVTTPVRMFVEWAFEETGKTIEWVGEGVEEKGIDVATGKCVVAVDPRYFRPTEVDLLLGDPTKAQRVLGWRHETSVRELVREMINEDLHVIKGSLTVKEA, from the coding sequence GTGGATGATGTGTCAGCGCAGGACAGGCCAGACGACTATGTCCTGGCTACGGGGGTGACAACACCGGTTCGCATGTTTGTAGAATGGGCATTCGAGGAAACCGGAAAGACGATTGAATGGGTGGGAGAAGGGGTCGAGGAAAAGGGCATTGATGTCGCCACAGGCAAATGCGTCGTGGCAGTAGATCCACGTTATTTCAGGCCAACAGAGGTAGATCTGCTCTTAGGCGATCCGACCAAGGCGCAACGGGTTCTGGGCTGGAGACACGAAACAAGCGTGAGGGAGCTTGTCCGCGAAATGATCAACGAAGACCTTCACGTAATAAAGGGCAGCTTGACAGTAAAGGAGGCCTGA
- a CDS encoding GDP-mannose 4,6-dehydratase has translation MNYREAYDIHASNGILFNHESPLRGETFVTRKITRGAAAISLGQQDVLYLGNLDAQRDWGHAREYVRGMWMMCQRRTGQTTMSWLRG, from the coding sequence GTGAACTATAGAGAGGCTTACGACATCCACGCTTCCAACGGTATTCTTTTCAATCACGAGAGCCCGCTGCGAGGTGAAACATTCGTCACTCGCAAGATTACCCGGGGTGCGGCAGCAATCAGTCTCGGCCAACAGGACGTGCTTTATCTGGGAAATCTTGATGCTCAACGTGATTGGGGCCATGCCCGTGAGTATGTGCGCGGCATGTGGATGATGTGTCAGCGCAGGACAGGCCAGACGACTATGTCCTGGCTACGGGGGTGA
- a CDS encoding GDP-mannose 4,6-dehydratase yields the protein MADQKVALISGVTGQDGAYLAELLLEKGYIVHGIKRRSSSFNTQRIEHIYQDPHDPEARFFLHYGDMTDSTNLLRIVQQTQPDEIYNLAAQSHVQVSFETPEYTANADAIGTLRMLEAIRILELTNRTRFYQASTSELYGPKQYRKMRRHLPAFTLRCRKALRVLDCREL from the coding sequence GTGGCAGATCAGAAAGTAGCTTTAATATCGGGGGTAACAGGTCAGGATGGGGCATACCTTGCGGAACTGCTGCTGGAAAAGGGCTATATAGTTCATGGCATAAAGCGTCGTTCATCATCATTCAATACCCAACGTATAGAGCACATCTATCAGGATCCGCACGATCCTGAAGCCAGGTTTTTTCTCCACTATGGAGACATGACAGATTCGACCAATTTGCTGCGCATTGTGCAGCAAACCCAGCCGGATGAAATCTACAATCTCGCCGCGCAGAGTCACGTCCAGGTAAGCTTCGAAACGCCGGAATACACCGCGAATGCTGATGCAATTGGTACCTTGCGCATGCTTGAAGCTATTCGAATTCTTGAACTGACCAATCGGACCCGCTTTTACCAGGCATCAACGTCAGAGCTATATGGTCCCAAGCAGTACCGCAAAATGAGAAGACACCTACCCGCGTTCACCTTACGCTGCCGCAAAGCTCTACGCGTACTGGATTGTCGTGAACTATAG
- a CDS encoding nodulation protein NodZ — MKDRFVVSRRRTGFGDCLWSLAAAWRYAQRTGRTLAIDWRESCYLDQPFTNAFPLFFEPIGDIAGVPVICDEQINQVSFPGPFFPQWWNKPSIDCVYRPDEQIFRERDELSELFEAQADSEANTVVCDACLMWRCDQEAERQIFQSVKPQAEVQARIEAIYQEHFKGHSIIGVHVRHGNGEDIMDHAPYWSDPEFALRQVCAAIEKAKTLPHPKPVRVFLCTDSEQVLDQVSAAVPDLFTISKSFQARRAGPLHSPALGVEGGLSALVEMYLLARCDTVIRFPPTSAFTRYARLFVPRVIEFDLNDPSRLILIEDSSEDLPAS, encoded by the coding sequence ATGAAGGACCGGTTCGTCGTTTCTCGACGGCGTACTGGTTTCGGTGATTGCCTGTGGTCGCTGGCGGCGGCTTGGCGCTACGCGCAGCGGACGGGGCGCACGCTAGCCATCGATTGGCGTGAGTCCTGTTATCTCGATCAACCCTTTACGAACGCCTTTCCGCTGTTCTTCGAGCCTATTGGAGACATTGCTGGCGTTCCGGTTATTTGCGATGAGCAGATCAACCAGGTTTCGTTCCCGGGGCCGTTCTTCCCACAGTGGTGGAATAAGCCATCGATTGACTGCGTTTACCGCCCAGATGAACAGATTTTCCGAGAACGCGACGAACTGAGTGAGCTTTTCGAGGCTCAAGCTGATAGTGAAGCCAATACAGTAGTGTGTGATGCTTGTTTGATGTGGCGCTGCGATCAGGAGGCAGAGCGACAGATTTTTCAGAGTGTCAAGCCGCAGGCCGAAGTTCAAGCTCGGATTGAAGCTATCTATCAGGAACACTTCAAAGGTCACAGCATAATCGGCGTTCATGTTCGACACGGCAATGGCGAAGATATTATGGACCATGCGCCCTATTGGTCCGATCCGGAGTTTGCCCTACGGCAGGTATGCGCTGCCATCGAAAAGGCCAAAACGTTACCGCATCCAAAACCTGTGAGGGTGTTCTTGTGTACGGATAGCGAGCAGGTTTTGGATCAGGTATCGGCTGCAGTTCCAGATCTGTTCACTATCTCCAAAAGTTTCCAGGCGCGCCGGGCGGGACCATTGCACAGTCCAGCACTTGGAGTCGAGGGCGGCCTTTCCGCCCTCGTTGAGATGTATCTTCTCGCGCGATGCGATACCGTGATTCGTTTTCCCCCGACCAGCGCCTTCACGCGCTACGCCCGACTTTTCGTGCCTCGGGTTATTGAATTCGACCTGAACGACCCAAGTCGTTTGATCTTGATTGAAGATTCGTCAGAGGATCTTCCGGCTTCATAA
- a CDS encoding acyl carrier protein, whose product MADQLATEIIGTIKNRAESENRERKNTVSIGEITTATELTSLGIDSLGLADVLWDLEQTYGIRIEMNTADAWSNLQNIGDVVEAVRGLIAKEA is encoded by the coding sequence ATGGCAGATCAACTCGCAACAGAAATTATTGGTACAATCAAGAACCGCGCCGAATCAGAGAACCGCGAGAGAAAAAACACGGTATCGATCGGCGAAATAACGACTGCCACGGAGTTGACCTCGCTTGGCATCGATTCACTGGGTTTAGCCGATGTCCTTTGGGACTTGGAACAGACCTACGGTATCAGGATCGAGATGAACACGGCCGATGCCTGGTCGAATCTCCAAAATATCGGCGATGTGGTCGAAGCCGTCCGTGGCTTGATCGCCAAGGAGGCTTGA
- a CDS encoding beta-ketoacyl-[acyl-carrier-protein] synthase family protein, which translates to MDRRVVITGIGGLCGLGTNAASIWKEMREGRSAIGPIVNSELHELRVRIGAEIKALPEHDIERKQLVSMDRVSLLAVLAAREAMRHAGLSCNEGNAYRFGATVGVGGCGWETIEETYRAMLLGGKRAAVFTVPKAMPGAATGQVSMSLGLRGPVFGVTSACSSANHAIASAVDQIRLGRADVMLAGGSEAPLIWGVLKAWEALRVLSPDTCRPFSADRQGLVLGEGAGMAVLESYEHATARGATILAEIAGVGLSADASDIVAPTVEGPEAAMRACLADAGLAATDVDYLNAHGTGTKANDQIETTAIKRVFGQHAYSMSISSTKSMHAHCLGASGALELIACVMAIRESVVPPTANYREPDPDCDLDVTPNVPRERKVRVALSNSFAFGGTNAVLAFRQV; encoded by the coding sequence ATGGACAGGCGCGTCGTAATTACTGGGATTGGCGGGCTTTGCGGGCTTGGGACCAACGCCGCCTCCATTTGGAAAGAGATGCGCGAGGGCCGCTCCGCCATCGGCCCGATCGTCAACTCCGAGCTCCATGAATTGAGGGTCAGGATCGGCGCCGAGATCAAGGCGCTGCCCGAGCACGACATCGAGCGCAAGCAGCTCGTCTCCATGGACCGCGTCAGCCTGCTCGCTGTGCTTGCAGCGCGCGAAGCCATGCGGCACGCCGGACTTTCCTGCAATGAGGGAAATGCCTATCGCTTCGGTGCGACGGTGGGCGTTGGCGGCTGCGGCTGGGAAACGATCGAGGAAACCTACCGCGCCATGCTTCTGGGCGGTAAGCGTGCCGCCGTCTTCACTGTACCCAAGGCGATGCCGGGCGCCGCCACCGGCCAGGTCAGCATGAGTCTCGGCCTGCGCGGGCCGGTCTTCGGCGTCACGTCCGCCTGTTCCTCGGCAAACCATGCGATTGCCTCCGCGGTGGACCAGATCAGGCTCGGCCGGGCCGACGTGATGCTTGCCGGCGGCAGCGAAGCGCCGCTCATATGGGGTGTGCTGAAGGCATGGGAAGCACTGCGCGTGCTTTCGCCCGATACGTGCCGGCCCTTCTCCGCCGACAGGCAGGGACTGGTACTCGGCGAGGGTGCGGGCATGGCCGTGCTGGAAAGCTATGAGCATGCCACGGCGCGTGGTGCCACGATCCTTGCCGAGATCGCCGGCGTCGGCCTTTCCGCCGATGCCTCCGACATCGTCGCGCCGACTGTCGAGGGGCCGGAGGCAGCAATGCGCGCCTGCCTTGCCGATGCCGGGCTGGCTGCAACGGATGTCGACTATCTCAACGCGCACGGCACCGGCACCAAGGCCAACGACCAGATCGAGACGACGGCGATAAAGCGCGTCTTCGGTCAGCACGCCTATTCAATGTCCATCTCTTCTACCAAGTCCATGCACGCGCATTGCCTCGGCGCGTCCGGCGCACTCGAGTTGATCGCCTGCGTGATGGCTATCCGCGAGAGCGTCGTGCCGCCGACTGCCAATTATCGTGAGCCTGACCCCGATTGCGATCTCGACGTCACGCCCAATGTGCCGCGCGAGCGCAAAGTGCGCGTGGCACTGAGCAACTCCTTCGCCTTCGGCGGCACGAACGCGGTTCTGGCATTCAGGCAGGTGTAA
- a CDS encoding NAD(P)H-dependent oxidoreductase, with protein MTKTLILVFHPDLCRSKANKALVAAAAGLPGTEIADMQAFYPNGIELFRDGESEAARLLSADRIVLQFPFQWYSAPPLLKAWQNAVLTRMFYMTYEQEGRALEGKPLLIAVTTGDVPESYGPGGRNMFTMDALLAPLRATAHRCGLAWTKPFVVYQADKLDPPLLQVAAADYAVTLRAWINTSSCSKVV; from the coding sequence ATGACAAAGACCTTAATCCTCGTCTTCCATCCGGATTTGTGCCGTTCCAAGGCCAACAAGGCGCTTGTTGCGGCAGCGGCTGGACTGCCGGGGACTGAGATAGCCGATATGCAGGCTTTCTATCCGAACGGTATCGAATTATTCCGGGATGGGGAGTCCGAGGCTGCGCGGCTTCTCTCAGCCGACCGTATAGTGCTGCAGTTCCCTTTCCAGTGGTATTCCGCCCCACCGCTTCTAAAAGCATGGCAGAATGCTGTTCTCACCCGCATGTTCTACATGACATACGAGCAAGAGGGTCGTGCACTTGAGGGCAAGCCGCTGCTGATCGCGGTTACTACCGGTGATGTTCCGGAGTCATATGGTCCTGGTGGCCGAAATATGTTCACCATGGACGCGTTGCTTGCTCCACTGCGGGCTACTGCCCATCGCTGCGGGCTCGCTTGGACCAAGCCGTTCGTTGTCTACCAAGCGGACAAACTGGACCCCCCACTCCTTCAAGTCGCAGCAGCCGATTACGCCGTGACGCTGCGAGCGTGGATCAATACCTCCTCCTGCAGCAAGGTGGTCTGA